A stretch of DNA from Staphylococcus sp. KG4-3:
AAAAGCCTGTCCAAACCCATAATGTTTTTGAATACCCAAATTTTTCCCTAAATGCTTGGGCGCACTTTAATGTAATGTCTAAATTACAAAATGGTTCTCCACCTAAGATACTTAACCCAGAAATATAATCAGGTTCACAGTTTTCTAATATTTCTTCCAAAATTAAATCGTTAAATCTTTCACCATATCTAAAATTTTGCGCCACTTTGTTATAACAATTTTCACAGGCAAATGGACATCCTGAGACATATAAACTACATCTGACACCTTCTCCATCAACAAAACTTTGTGACTCAATTTTGGCAATGTAACCTTGTCCCCTTTTAATGTCTAATATTGTCATAGTGTTTGGTCTTTCAGATGTTTCACTCGAGCACACATTTCTTTATGCCTTCCTT
This window harbors:
- the nrdG gene encoding anaerobic ribonucleoside-triphosphate reductase activating protein, with the protein product MTILDIKRGQGYIAKIESQSFVDGEGVRCSLYVSGCPFACENCYNKVAQNFRYGERFNDLILEEILENCEPDYISGLSILGGEPFCNLDITLKCAQAFREKFGYSKTLWVWTGFLFEYLMEDKGERNELLNHIDVLVDGPFINHLYQPNLPYKGSLNQRVIDVKASLSQTRVREIQLT